The following are from one region of the Simiduia agarivorans SA1 = DSM 21679 genome:
- a CDS encoding VC0807 family protein gives MTQAKPTDSAPQRENLLVNLLFNIVIPTLILTKFSNEQWLGTKMGLVVALLFPLAYGARDYFKRGKVNFISVLGTFSVLLTGGIGLLELDPKYIAIKEAAIPGIIGLATLFSLRTRYPLVRTFLYNDQVLQVNKVDAALDQFNNHAAFETVLKNATYMLAASFFLSSFLNYVLAKWIVVSQPGTEAFNEELGKMTALSYPVIALPAMVIMMFTFYYLFKNIKQLTHLDIEDIMHG, from the coding sequence ATGACCCAAGCGAAACCCACCGATTCAGCGCCGCAACGTGAAAACCTGCTGGTTAACCTGCTGTTCAACATTGTCATCCCCACGCTGATCCTGACCAAATTCAGTAATGAGCAATGGTTGGGTACCAAAATGGGGCTGGTGGTCGCGCTGCTGTTTCCTCTCGCCTATGGTGCACGGGACTACTTTAAGCGCGGCAAAGTCAATTTCATTTCTGTCCTTGGCACCTTCAGCGTTCTGCTCACGGGCGGCATCGGCCTGCTGGAGTTGGATCCCAAGTACATCGCGATTAAAGAAGCCGCCATTCCCGGCATCATTGGCCTCGCCACACTGTTTTCACTGCGCACGCGCTATCCATTGGTGCGCACCTTTCTGTACAACGACCAGGTACTGCAGGTGAATAAAGTGGACGCGGCGCTGGATCAATTCAACAATCATGCGGCTTTCGAAACCGTATTGAAAAACGCCACCTATATGCTGGCGGCGTCGTTTTTCCTGAGCTCATTCCTGAATTACGTCTTGGCCAAGTGGATCGTGGTCAGCCAGCCCGGCACCGAAGCTTTTAACGAAGAATTGGGTAAAATGACCGCCCTCAGCTACCCGGTGATTGCCTTGCCAGCGATGGTGATTATGATGTTCACCTTTTATTATTTGTTCAAAAACATCAAACAGCTTACCCATTTGGATATTGAAGATATCATGCACGGCTGA
- a CDS encoding PHP domain-containing protein: protein MAVVLYDLHTHSTASDGILSPESLVSSAARAGVQFLALTDHDTQQGIAAARIRAQEEGITLIPGLELSCVWRGRGVHVVGLGIDPTSDVMRVRLAAMATARAERAGLIARALARAGLSDENTIYQRALALADGGSVGRPHFARALVELGKVKSLNQAFKKYLGAGKPGDIKQAFPELVDGVAWLNEASGVAVLAHPLKYNLTRTKLRELLADFADAGGQAVEVISGVQAVADTRDMLQLAQAAGLAGSLGSDFHVPEQGWQALGCAGELPAGITPVWQLAELAPWVQGARAENNQV, encoded by the coding sequence ATGGCGGTAGTTTTGTACGATTTGCATACCCATTCAACCGCGTCCGACGGTATTTTAAGCCCAGAATCGCTGGTGTCGAGTGCTGCCAGGGCGGGCGTACAGTTTCTGGCGTTGACCGATCACGATACCCAGCAGGGAATCGCCGCCGCCCGCATCCGTGCCCAGGAGGAAGGTATCACCCTGATTCCGGGGTTGGAACTGTCCTGTGTCTGGCGCGGGCGAGGCGTCCATGTGGTGGGTCTTGGCATAGATCCCACGTCAGACGTCATGCGCGTGCGCTTGGCTGCTATGGCAACCGCGCGGGCCGAGCGCGCTGGTCTCATTGCCCGGGCATTGGCCAGGGCAGGCCTGAGTGATGAAAACACCATTTACCAGCGCGCCCTGGCTCTGGCCGATGGCGGCTCGGTCGGACGGCCGCATTTTGCCCGTGCACTGGTGGAATTGGGCAAAGTCAAAAGCCTGAATCAGGCGTTTAAGAAGTATCTGGGCGCGGGTAAACCCGGCGATATCAAACAGGCATTCCCGGAGTTGGTCGATGGGGTGGCATGGCTGAATGAGGCCAGCGGCGTGGCTGTGCTGGCACACCCGCTGAAGTACAATCTCACCCGCACCAAGCTCAGGGAGTTGCTGGCTGACTTTGCCGATGCCGGTGGTCAGGCAGTGGAAGTGATCAGCGGGGTACAGGCTGTAGCCGACACCCGTGATATGCTCCAGCTGGCACAGGCGGCAGGCCTGGCAGGTTCTCTGGGCAGTGATTTTCATGTGCCGGAGCAGGGATGGCAGGCCTTGGGGTGCGCCGGTGAGCTGCCGGCGGGCATTACGCCCGTGTGGCAATTGGCCGAATTGGCGCCCTGGGTGCAGGGCGCCCGAGCCGAGAATAACCAAGTATAA